A genomic region of Sideroxydans sp. CL21 contains the following coding sequences:
- the mtgA gene encoding monofunctional biosynthetic peptidoglycan transglycosylase, translating into MKKTKSLFWRILLAIFLLLVLYQLWLFAHVCWWIKFNPATSAFMEDRLEVMQDKNPKAELQYKWVPYDRISDNLKRALIASEDAKFVDHEGFDWEGIAKAYEKNRKKGRIVAGGSTISQQLAKNLFLSTKRTPWRKAEEAIITLMLEAVMDKQRILEIYLNVIEWGEGVFGAEAAARHYFGVSAAQLSPEQAAKLAAMVPNPRYYDRHREARGMLAKTIVILDRMPDADIP; encoded by the coding sequence ATGAAAAAGACAAAAAGTCTTTTTTGGCGCATTCTGCTGGCGATTTTTCTGCTATTGGTCTTGTATCAGTTGTGGCTGTTTGCGCATGTCTGCTGGTGGATCAAGTTCAATCCTGCCACAAGCGCCTTCATGGAAGACCGCCTGGAAGTGATGCAGGACAAGAATCCAAAAGCGGAGCTGCAGTACAAGTGGGTGCCTTACGACCGGATATCCGACAATCTGAAGCGTGCACTAATCGCCTCCGAGGATGCAAAATTCGTGGATCACGAAGGCTTCGATTGGGAAGGTATCGCCAAGGCCTACGAGAAGAACAGGAAGAAGGGCAGGATCGTTGCGGGCGGTTCCACCATCAGCCAGCAACTGGCGAAGAATCTGTTCCTTTCCACCAAGCGCACGCCGTGGCGCAAAGCGGAAGAAGCGATCATCACCCTGATGCTGGAGGCAGTGATGGATAAACAGCGCATCCTGGAGATATACCTGAACGTGATCGAGTGGGGAGAAGGTGTATTTGGCGCTGAAGCGGCGGCTCGGCATTATTTCGGCGTCAGCGCCGCGCAACTGAGCCCCGAGCAAGCGGCGAAACTCGCCGCCATGGTGCCCAACCCGCGCTACTACGACAGGCACCGCGAAGCTCGCGGCATGCTGGCCAAGACCATTGTCATCCTGGATCGCATGCCGGATGCCGATATTCCCTGA
- a CDS encoding Spy/CpxP family protein refolding chaperone, producing MNKSVKMLLAGVAIAALSASVYAHGGEDCGYGGHGGMMGWDSAKMEKYHEQHLAKLHDKLKLTAQQETAWKKFAAQPPMMDGTTRPDPAEMDKLNAPQRLEKGLEHMKAMEAKMTDHLAALKEFYAVLTPEQQKIFDDQMPHPGDRGHWRGK from the coding sequence ATGAATAAATCAGTGAAGATGTTATTGGCGGGGGTGGCAATCGCCGCCTTGTCCGCAAGTGTGTATGCCCACGGCGGCGAAGACTGCGGATACGGAGGGCACGGCGGCATGATGGGCTGGGACTCGGCCAAGATGGAAAAGTACCACGAGCAGCATCTGGCCAAATTGCACGACAAATTGAAATTGACTGCGCAGCAAGAAACCGCGTGGAAGAAATTCGCGGCCCAGCCACCGATGATGGACGGCACGACCCGTCCTGATCCTGCCGAAATGGATAAGCTGAATGCGCCGCAACGTCTGGAAAAAGGCCTGGAACACATGAAAGCCATGGAGGCAAAAATGACCGATCATCTGGCTGCGCTTAAAGAGTTCTACGCGGTACTGACGCCGGAACAGCAGAAGATCTTCGACGATCAAATGCCTCATCCGGGAGACCGTGGACATTGGCGCGGCAAGTAA
- a CDS encoding SdpI family protein, which yields MIVPIPYVHCGIGLLTALTSIPLILKKVPMNRVYGIRIRKACASQHNWYEINAYGGKLLFAFGIFLLAYGWFSLDFVPPPTSPWTPVFLVLPLLVLVPVLAMLNAFARRLPDQ from the coding sequence ATGATCGTTCCAATACCGTATGTCCACTGCGGAATCGGGTTGCTGACGGCCCTGACTTCCATTCCGCTGATCCTGAAGAAAGTCCCGATGAACCGGGTATATGGAATCCGCATCAGGAAGGCGTGCGCCTCGCAGCACAACTGGTACGAAATCAACGCGTATGGAGGCAAGCTGCTTTTCGCGTTCGGCATTTTTCTGCTTGCTTACGGATGGTTCAGCCTGGACTTCGTACCACCGCCGACCAGCCCCTGGACACCCGTGTTTCTGGTCTTGCCTCTGTTGGTCCTTGTACCTGTTCTTGCAATGCTCAACGCCTTTGCACGTCGCCTGCCGGACCAGTAA
- the aroE gene encoding shikimate dehydrogenase: MTDRYAVIGNPISHSKSPLIHQLFAQQTGQDMSYEAIEAPLDGFAATIRRLRAEDYKGCNVTVPFKLEAYQLCDRLGERARDAKAVNTLIFQDGKILGANTDGAGLLNDIEQNLGFKLMWKNALLLGAGGAASGVLWPLFNAGVGVDIANRNIEKAQILAKEFTGSGTVYARRYEELAGRQYDLVINATSSSLSDELPPLPDGLFKPGALAYDMMYGRETPFMAFARRQGATTVSDGLGMLVEQAAEAFYLWRNVRPNTQAVLGQLRK; this comes from the coding sequence ATGACCGACCGTTACGCCGTCATCGGCAACCCCATCTCGCATAGCAAGTCTCCCCTGATCCACCAATTGTTCGCGCAGCAGACAGGACAGGACATGAGTTACGAAGCCATCGAAGCGCCGCTCGACGGCTTCGCCGCGACCATCCGGCGACTGCGCGCAGAAGATTACAAAGGCTGCAACGTGACCGTGCCGTTCAAACTGGAGGCATACCAGCTATGCGACAGACTCGGCGAACGCGCGCGCGATGCGAAGGCGGTCAACACCCTGATATTCCAGGACGGCAAGATACTCGGCGCGAATACGGACGGTGCGGGCCTGCTCAACGACATCGAACAGAACCTCGGTTTCAAATTGATGTGGAAGAATGCCCTCCTGCTGGGTGCCGGCGGCGCGGCATCGGGCGTGCTGTGGCCGCTGTTCAACGCCGGGGTCGGGGTGGACATCGCCAACCGCAACATCGAAAAGGCACAGATCCTGGCCAAGGAATTCACCGGTTCCGGCACGGTCTACGCTCGCCGCTATGAAGAACTGGCCGGAAGACAATACGACCTCGTCATCAACGCCACCTCCAGCAGTCTGTCGGACGAGTTGCCGCCGTTGCCGGACGGTTTGTTCAAACCCGGCGCACTCGCCTATGACATGATGTACGGACGCGAGACGCCGTTCATGGCATTTGCCCGCAGGCAAGGTGCAACAACTGTCTCGGACGGGCTAGGCATGCTGGTGGAGCAAGCCGCCGAAGCCTTTTACCTGTGGCGCAATGTGCGCCCTAACACTCAAGCTGTGCTCGGCCAATTGCGCAAATGA
- a CDS encoding CZB domain-containing protein → MIPLFSEQWIANLKNEWNSAPQVFEPLQKASFSSRVGYGFIGEPRPRGVLVIEHGMATSTLSGISSSEVDWDLRATEDNWKGWIENGFSLYNLGIAFATHQLQFQKGDYAQMLKNPLLSRPFVRHFELFENIQTYQTNSGLFYRLGLKKKKGVFESDNSGQRSGLDLAEAIQAHIKWKARFQNAINGESKETFSPGEVSVDTGCELGKWIHSPFSKIFHDQPHFENLKKTHAEFHKIAGDIVIKIQSNSGESLDQSIDEFNRISRSLIRDLHQLAKFM, encoded by the coding sequence ATGATCCCCTTGTTCTCTGAACAATGGATTGCCAACCTGAAGAATGAATGGAACTCGGCGCCCCAAGTCTTCGAGCCCTTGCAGAAGGCATCGTTTTCTTCCCGTGTCGGTTACGGTTTCATTGGGGAACCCCGGCCGCGGGGTGTACTCGTCATTGAGCACGGAATGGCGACTTCGACGCTTTCCGGAATCAGCAGCAGCGAGGTCGATTGGGATTTGCGCGCAACGGAAGACAACTGGAAGGGCTGGATCGAAAATGGATTCTCCCTTTACAACCTGGGCATTGCATTCGCCACCCATCAGTTGCAGTTCCAAAAAGGCGATTACGCCCAGATGCTGAAGAACCCGCTGCTGAGCCGGCCCTTCGTAAGGCACTTTGAACTGTTCGAGAACATTCAGACCTATCAGACCAACTCGGGACTCTTTTACCGGCTAGGGCTAAAAAAGAAGAAGGGAGTCTTCGAATCGGACAATTCCGGACAGCGCTCCGGGTTGGACCTGGCTGAAGCGATTCAGGCTCATATCAAATGGAAAGCGCGCTTCCAGAATGCGATCAATGGCGAATCTAAAGAGACTTTCAGTCCCGGGGAAGTTTCCGTTGACACGGGATGCGAGTTGGGCAAATGGATCCACAGCCCTTTTTCCAAGATATTCCACGACCAACCCCATTTTGAAAACCTCAAGAAAACCCACGCCGAGTTTCACAAAATCGCCGGGGACATCGTAATCAAGATTCAAAGCAATTCGGGGGAAAGCCTGGATCAGTCGATAGACGAGTTCAATCGCATTTCTCGCAGCTTGATTCGGGATCTGCATCAGCTGGCCAAGTTTATGTAG
- a CDS encoding PilZ domain-containing protein: MVEENLSNSPTGDTADLPPKDIEEIPPNTKVGSGDGVPIADVIPTATADQRKTRDIHDEPHPHFKWHAEVRVDGHDVFQGIVKDISMKGLNLVLDHNLQNSKLVKLHIHIPPADISSPHHVLEVSGKITSTVFDSAEEAFRSSISFIQFTLDSDQTYLQSLLS; the protein is encoded by the coding sequence ATGGTTGAAGAAAATTTATCGAATTCCCCAACCGGTGATACCGCTGACTTGCCACCGAAAGACATTGAGGAGATCCCGCCAAATACCAAGGTTGGCAGTGGCGATGGCGTCCCTATTGCCGATGTAATTCCAACTGCCACTGCTGATCAAAGAAAGACCAGAGACATACATGACGAGCCTCACCCACACTTCAAATGGCATGCCGAAGTGCGTGTTGACGGACACGATGTATTCCAAGGCATAGTTAAGGATATTTCGATGAAAGGGCTTAATTTAGTCCTCGATCATAATTTGCAAAATTCAAAACTCGTCAAATTGCATATTCATATACCACCCGCCGATATTTCAAGCCCACATCACGTTTTGGAAGTATCAGGGAAAATAACATCCACGGTCTTCGATAGTGCTGAGGAAGCGTTCCGTTCAAGCATAAGTTTTATCCAATTTACACTGGATTCTGACCAAACATATCTTCAATCACTTCTCTCGTAG
- a CDS encoding response regulator, whose translation MTTTATPPRILVVDDDADIRSLLADYLGEQGWLISTAQDGTTMQQVLDTTPIDLIVLDLTLPGSDGLTLCRDLRARSTIPVIMLTARSAPLDRILGLEMGADDYLCKPFEPRELLVRIRNILRRSSTVTNEISGSASLWHFAGWTLDETTRQLQNSAGLVVMLSGGEYRLLKALLERPNRALNRDQLLTLTQGRETDPLDRSIDLHISRLRQKLGDDARAPKLIKTLRNEGYLLAATVKRGE comes from the coding sequence ATGACGACAACTGCCACACCGCCGCGCATCCTGGTCGTGGATGACGATGCAGACATCCGCAGCCTGCTGGCCGACTACCTCGGCGAGCAAGGCTGGCTGATCAGCACCGCACAGGATGGTACAACCATGCAGCAGGTGCTTGACACCACGCCGATCGACTTGATCGTGCTGGATCTCACCCTGCCCGGCAGCGACGGGCTGACCCTATGCCGTGATCTGCGTGCGCGTTCCACCATTCCGGTCATCATGCTGACTGCGCGCAGCGCACCACTGGACCGTATCCTGGGGTTGGAGATGGGCGCCGACGACTATTTGTGCAAGCCGTTCGAACCGCGCGAATTGCTGGTGCGTATCCGCAACATTTTGCGCCGCAGCAGTACGGTGACTAATGAAATATCCGGCTCCGCATCGTTGTGGCACTTCGCCGGCTGGACGCTGGACGAGACCACCCGGCAATTGCAGAACAGTGCCGGGCTGGTGGTCATGCTCTCCGGTGGCGAATACCGTTTACTCAAGGCCCTATTGGAACGCCCCAACCGCGCGCTCAATCGCGACCAGTTGTTGACCCTGACCCAGGGCCGCGAGACCGACCCGCTCGACCGTTCCATCGATTTGCATATCAGCCGCCTGCGCCAGAAGCTGGGCGACGATGCCCGTGCGCCGAAACTCATCAAGACGCTGCGCAACGAAGGGTATCTGCTGGCGGCTACAGTAAAGCGAGGTGAATGA
- a CDS encoding ATP-binding protein → MLTIYRSMHGRLFLILLTGMIVTAAGTVLLTHSRQQEMFDRIRAQHLATEIAEMAESLERIPLPQRDDFLHEPHGMGIRGHLDNVALPPITARDALLEDALHQRLDGVDIEAELPNDAACAGEPIRWPRRMHEPPQCERVHIVLQDGSRFSLLMPMPPMRGQLYPPPVWSAMLLFALCIGLLAWLVARIATRPLRQLADAADNLDISRVGKPLPEQGSNEVRVATRAFNRMQRRIYDDVRERTGMLAAITHDLQTPLTRLRLRLEKLPDEALRNKLVGDMQSMQQMLQEGLELARSLDTSEATQLLDLDSLLDSLCSDAVEAGQQVDYIEHTAVQLKAHPLALRRALSNLLDNAVKYGQRAEVSLSRDARQCHIRIRDFGPGIPPELLETVFTPFYRIEHSRSRESGGTGLGLSIARSIVQRHNGELVLTNHPSGGLEASVVLPLSA, encoded by the coding sequence ATGTTGACGATCTACCGCTCCATGCATGGCCGCCTGTTCCTGATCCTGTTGACCGGCATGATCGTGACAGCCGCCGGCACCGTGCTGCTCACCCATTCCAGGCAGCAGGAGATGTTTGACCGCATACGCGCCCAGCATCTGGCCACCGAGATCGCCGAGATGGCGGAGTCGCTGGAACGGATCCCGCTGCCGCAGCGCGACGATTTCCTGCATGAACCGCACGGTATGGGTATACGCGGGCACCTGGACAACGTTGCATTGCCTCCCATCACAGCCCGGGACGCCCTGCTGGAAGATGCACTGCACCAGCGACTGGACGGAGTGGATATTGAAGCCGAATTGCCGAATGATGCGGCTTGCGCCGGTGAGCCCATAAGATGGCCGCGACGCATGCATGAACCACCACAGTGCGAGCGTGTACACATTGTGTTGCAGGACGGCAGCAGATTTTCACTGCTCATGCCCATGCCGCCGATGCGCGGGCAGCTCTACCCGCCGCCGGTCTGGAGTGCAATGTTGTTGTTCGCACTGTGCATCGGTCTGCTGGCCTGGCTGGTGGCACGCATCGCCACCCGTCCTTTGCGCCAGTTAGCTGATGCCGCGGACAACCTCGATATCTCCCGCGTCGGCAAACCATTGCCCGAACAGGGCAGCAACGAAGTGCGCGTTGCGACACGGGCCTTCAACCGGATGCAGCGGCGCATCTATGACGATGTGCGTGAACGTACCGGCATGCTGGCCGCGATCACACACGATCTGCAAACACCGCTGACCCGCCTGCGGCTGCGCCTGGAAAAACTGCCGGACGAAGCATTGCGCAACAAGCTGGTCGGCGACATGCAATCCATGCAGCAGATGTTGCAGGAAGGACTGGAACTGGCGCGCAGCCTGGATACCAGCGAGGCGACGCAACTGCTCGATCTCGATTCGCTGCTGGACAGCCTGTGCAGCGATGCAGTCGAAGCCGGACAGCAAGTGGATTACATCGAACATACAGCCGTGCAATTGAAGGCTCATCCGCTGGCCTTGCGCCGCGCATTGTCCAATCTTCTGGACAATGCGGTGAAATACGGGCAGCGCGCCGAAGTCTCGTTGAGCCGCGACGCGCGCCAGTGCCATATCCGCATCCGCGATTTCGGCCCCGGAATACCGCCCGAACTGCTGGAAACCGTATTCACCCCCTTCTACCGCATCGAACACTCCCGTTCGCGCGAGTCGGGCGGCACCGGTCTGGGCCTGAGCATCGCCCGCAGCATCGTACAACGTCACAACGGTGAGCTGGTACTGACAAACCATCCGTCGGGTGGGCTGGAAGCGTCTGTCGTATTGCCCTTAAGCGCATAA